The DNA region ATGCCCGGTGTCGACGGCCTCGAACTGCTGCGCCAGCTTCACGAGCGCGACCCCCAGCTGCCCGTGCTGCTGATCACCGGCCACGGCGACGTGCCCCTGGCCGTGCAGGCCATGCGCGCCGGTGCCTATGACTTCCTGGAGAAGCCCTTCGCCAGCGAAGACCTGCTCGACAGCGTGCGCCGCGCCCTCGACCTGCGCCGCCTGGTGCTGGAGAACCGCAGCCTGCGCCTGGCCCTCTCCGACCGCCAGCAGCTCAGCGCCCGCCTGGTGGGCCAGTCGGCTGCCGCCCAGCGCCTGCGCGAGCAGATCGGCGCCCTCGCCGGCACCAGCGCCGACGTGCTGATCCTCGGCGAGACCGGGGCCGGCAAGGAGGTGGTGGCCCGCGCGCTGCACGACCTGTCCGCGCGCCGCGACGGCCCCTTCGTCGCCATCAACGCCGGCGCCCTGGCGGAATCGGTGGTGGAGAGCGAGCTCTTCGGCCACGAACAGGGCGCCTTCACCGGCGCGCAGAAGCGCCGCATCGGCAAGTTCGAGTACGCCAACGGCGGCACCGTGTTCCTCGACGAGATCGAGAGCATGAGCCCCGACGTGCAGGTCAAGCTGCTGCGCCTGTTGCAGGAGCGCGTGGTCGAACGGCTCGGCGCCAACCAGCTGATCCCGCTGGATATCCGCGTCATCGCCGCCACCAAGGAAGACCTGCGCCAGGCCGCCGACCAGGGCCGCTTCCGTGCCGACCTCTACTACCGCCTCAACGTCGCCAGCCTGCGCATCCCGCCGCTACGTGAGCGCGGCGAGGACATCCTCCTGCTGTTCCAGCACTTCGCCGAAGCCGCCGCCGCGCGCCACGGCAGCCAGCCGCGCACGCTGGACAGCTCGCAGCGTGCCCTGCTGCTGACCCATGACTGGCCCGGCAACGTGCGCGAACTGCAGAACGCCGGCGAGCGCTTCGCCCTCGGCCTCGACCTGGCCCTGGACAACGGTGCGCCGGAGCTGCCCACCAGCAGCGGCGGCCTGAGCGAGCAGGTGGAAGCCTTCGAGCGGGCGCTGATCCTCGCGGAGCTGGGCAACCCGCACAACTCCATGCGCAGTCTCGCCGAGGCCCTGGGCCTGCCGCGCAAGACGCTGTCGGACAAGCTGCGCAAGCACAACCTCAGCTTCGGTGGCGGAAATCCCGCCGACGAGCAGGACTGATAGGCGGACTTCCGCTCAGACCGGAGCCATACCCTCGGGCCGATGCCAGCAATCCCGGCATTCACGGGCACTGGCACAGGCCTTGCTCCGTGCACCGCATCTCAATGCCAAGGCATTGAACCAGGGCATCCCGCCTCCCCGGGATGCCCGCCCGCAGCGGCCACAAGCCGCCACCGGGTTTCTTTCCCCAGCGCAGCCTCGGCCCTCCCCGGCCCTGGCGGCAGGCGGCGGTCCATCAGCCCATCGCCTTCCACGTCGACCCGGCCCTCGCGCCGGGTTCGTCGTATCCACCCCGTCAAAGCGACCTGTCGAGAAGAAAGCGCCCCAAGTCCACCGGTGTCCCCGGCGCAGCGTGCAATTGCCTGCGCAGGTCGGCGAACACCCGCTCGTAATCCCCACGCATGCCCGCCGTGATCCGCAGGTGCGGGGGGAATCCATGCCGTCGCAGGCGCCGGCAGGTGCTCTGCAGGAAGTTGTAGGCGACATCGCGATGCAGCTCGAAGGTGTCATGGAAGCCGCGCCCGGCCACCTCCCCCCGCAGATCGAAGTGCACGTAGGTTTCGCGATCACGCTGCCGGAGCTGGTAATCCATGTCGATGAAATAGCCAGGGCAAGGCCCCGCCCCATCCCGCCTGACGACCAGGTGCCCAGGTCGAAACATGCTCGATACCCCTTATGAAAAGTTGATGTAGGAAACCTCCAGGCGAGTCGGCTTATATCCATTCGAAATCAAGTGAAACTTGAATAAGTCCGATATAAGTAAATGGCATTTGGCCATGTTTCTTACAACAAATTCTTACAGCTTGAACTGTCACAAAAACCAACTAGTTTGAACTGGGCGCCGCCTGGGATGGCTTGCCGACCCCCTATATTGCTCGCTCCGAGCATGCCTCCGAAGCCGCCACGCCCCCTCCGAAACCTGTAAGGAAATTGTCCCGCGCGGATTGATAGCTAGCTATTGACCTACGTCATAACTCTTCCCCGAAAGGAAGAGCCAACTAAGCACAGTTCCTACTCCTAATGGAGGT from Pseudomonas tohonis includes:
- a CDS encoding sigma-54-dependent transcriptional regulator, yielding MTQPLEAGTQVLLVDDDPHLRQALSQTLDLAGLKVATLGDAKGLAATLPADWPGVVVSDIRMPGVDGLELLRQLHERDPQLPVLLITGHGDVPLAVQAMRAGAYDFLEKPFASEDLLDSVRRALDLRRLVLENRSLRLALSDRQQLSARLVGQSAAAQRLREQIGALAGTSADVLILGETGAGKEVVARALHDLSARRDGPFVAINAGALAESVVESELFGHEQGAFTGAQKRRIGKFEYANGGTVFLDEIESMSPDVQVKLLRLLQERVVERLGANQLIPLDIRVIAATKEDLRQAADQGRFRADLYYRLNVASLRIPPLRERGEDILLLFQHFAEAAAARHGSQPRTLDSSQRALLLTHDWPGNVRELQNAGERFALGLDLALDNGAPELPTSSGGLSEQVEAFERALILAELGNPHNSMRSLAEALGLPRKTLSDKLRKHNLSFGGGNPADEQD
- a CDS encoding DUF5064 family protein, which encodes MFRPGHLVVRRDGAGPCPGYFIDMDYQLRQRDRETYVHFDLRGEVAGRGFHDTFELHRDVAYNFLQSTCRRLRRHGFPPHLRITAGMRGDYERVFADLRRQLHAAPGTPVDLGRFLLDRSL